The window TCGTGGTCATTCCGGGAGCTAATTTTAAACTGACGCCGGAAGATATTCTTGCCTGCCGCGCGGCTTTCGAAGCGGCGGATGCGGTGCTGATGCAGCTCGAAGTGCCTGTTGCCGTGGTCGAGGCCGCGCTGGATCTCGCGCGGGAGACGGATACCTTGTCCATCCTCGATATCGGCTCGGATCAACCCGTCTCCGAGGCGGTCATCGGAAAGGCTACCGTGGTAACGCCCAATACGAGCGAGGCGGAGCGCCTGACGGGCATGACCATAGAAAGCGATGCCGATGTCGAGGCTGCGGCCGCGCGGTTGCTGAGTTTTGGTTCCAGCCATGTTGTCATGAAGTTGGGGAGCCGTGGATCGCGATATTTTGGCGAAGGCGCGCGCTTTGACGCGCAGCCCTTCAAGGTGGAAGTGGTGGACACGACGGCTGCGGGCGATGCCTTCACCGGGGCACTCGGCGTGGGCTGGAATGAGGGTGCGATAGCGGAGACACTGCGCTTTGCCAATGCCGTGGGCGCCCTGGCGACGACGAAAGCGGGGGCCCAGCCGTCGCTGCCGTTTGCGGAGGATGTAACGCGGATCTTGAACCAGCAGCGCTGAGCAGGATTGGTCACAGGGACGACAGGAAACCAGACCGATGAGTCCCTCCGTCTACGGTGGCTCGGTTGTCCCTGCTTGCAAGTTGGAATTTCTCTGACTGGCCGCGATCCGGCCCCCTGTGATACAGTACCGGCCTGCATAATCCATCGTCCAAAGGAGTATCCCCGTGGCCAATCTGATCTGTGCCGCAGACCTGAAACAATTCAATCCACTCCGGTTGGAGTCCGTCATTCGCACGCTGGAGGCCCAGGGCATTGACGAATTGCACTTCGACGGCGCCGACGGGAAGTTCATCCCCCGCTACGGCATGGCCCCGTCGGCAGTGGCTGCCGCAAAGGACCTGACGAAGCTGCCCTGCCACTACCACCTGCTGGTGGAGCAGCCCGACCTCATGCTGTCGGAAATCCTGAAGAGCCGCGCGGATACGATCTCGATTCACCTGGAAACGTGTGTCCACATCCACCGCACGCTGGCCGCCATCCATGATGCGGGTCATGTGGCGGGTGTTGCGGTGTCGCCCACGACTTCCCTTACGAAGATTAACTACCTGCTGCCCCAGATTGGCCGCTTGTTACTGGTGGGTGCGGATCCGGTGGCGCCTGGGCGGGCCATGCCCCGGGCTGCCTTTGACCGGGTCCGAATTGCCTGCGAGAACATACGGTATCATGAGTACACCGTGGCCGTGGAAACGGAAGGCCCCATGGGTCCCGAGGACGCCGCCCGCTGCCAGCGTTTTGGAGGGGTGCGGATTGTAGTCGGTCCGAAGGACGTGCCGGGGCTTGGCGATCCCGCCGCGCCGGAGGCCCTGCGGGAGTACCGCGCCGCTGCTGCTTCGGCCGTGCATACGGTATAGGTGCGGTCCGAGTCCAACTCGGGAAATCAGGGAGACTTCATCGTGCAGGAAACGGGCCGCCTGGCCGCATCATTCCGCGATCCCAGCGGTTTCGTTTTTCGCGATGACCAGGGCGTCTTGCTGCGGCAGGTCAATGCCGTCTATGGGCCGCACTATGACCAGCTCATGGATTCCGGGCTTTACGCGAAGCTGGTGAAGCGGGGGCTGCTGGTATCCCATGAGGAAATCTCGCTGGAGCGCGCGCTGACGTCGGAGGCCGTCCGGGTGCTGGCGCCGGAACCGATCAAGTTTATCTCTTACCCTTATGAATGGTGCGCGGGGCAACTCCGCGACGCGGCGCTGCTGACACTCGATATTCAATCCATCGCCATGGAGCATGGCCTGTCCCTGAAAGACGCCAGCGCCTTTAATGTTCAGTTCCAGGGTGCGCGCGCTGTATTCATCGACACCCTGTCCTTCGAGCCCTATGTGGAAGGTAAGCCCTGGATCGCCTATGGCCAGTTCTGCCGCCACTTTCTCGCGCCCCTCGCCCTTATGCACTATGGCGAGGCCGGCATGGCGCGCTTGATGCGCGGATACATCGACGGAATACCTCTGCCGCTTGCGGCGCGGGCCCTGCCCTGGCGCTCGAAACTCAAGCCGGGCTTGCTCCTCCATCTGCACCTGCTGGCCCGGGCCGAGCGTGCCCAGTTGAATCAGGAGGGACCGGGCGGCGCCGCGAAAGCCGTCAAGGTCTCCAGGCAGGGACTGCTGGGGATCATCGATAATCTCCGATCCACCATCCGCGGGCTGGACCGGAAGTCGGACAAGACCACCTGGGGCGACTACTACGCCCACACCAACTACAGCGACGCGGGCGCCCGGGCGAAGGAGGCGCTGGTGCGGGACTATCTCGGCCAGATCGCTCCCGAGACCGTCTGGGATCTCGGCGCGAACACGGGGGTCTATAGCGCGTTGGCGGCGGAATGCGGCGCGGTGACCGTTGCGATGGATCTGGATTACGGTGCGGTGGAAGCCCTCTACCTGCGGGAGAAAGCGTCGCTCAGGGGCGTGCTGCCGCTGGTGATGGATCTGTCCAACCCGAGTCCCGCGCTGGGTTGGGCCCATGAAGAGCGTGCCAGCCTGCTCCAGCGCGGTCCGGCGGACTGCGCCATGGCCCTGGCGCTTATCCACCACCTATGCATCGGCAACAACGTCCCCCTTCCGCAGGCGGCCGCCTTCTTTGCCCGGACCTGCCGGCATTTGATCATCGAATTCGTGCCGAAGGAAGACAGCATGGTGAACCGCATGCTGGCCACGCGGGAGGATGTCTTTCCGGGCTATACCCGAGAGGGTTTCGAGGCGGCCTTCGGCGCGTACTTTGTCATCGAGGCCCAGTCGCCGGTAGACGATACGCTGCGGACGCTGTATCGGATGAAAAACCGAACCCAACCCTGAGGCGTCGCCCATGCATGGAAAAGGCTTTCCCTGGTACCCGCTGCTCTTCGGCTTTTTCCCAGCCCTTTCGCTTCTGAGCCGCAATATTGGCGACGCCCATTTTGCCGAAGTGTGGCTGCCCTGTGCGGTCGTGGCGGCGATTGCCAGTTTGCTCTGGGGATTGCTGTATGCCCTGCTGCGCGATCACCACAAGTGCGCGCTGCTTATCGCGGCTTTCTGGGTGCCCTTTCACGCCTATGGCGCCCTGGCCGACGGACTGAAGGCGGCCCTGCGCGCCGGTGCGTCACCCTTGCCTGTCCTTGCTGTTGTCGCGCTGATCGCTCTGGGGGGCGCGGCGCTGTTCGTGTGGCTCTGGCGGACCCGCCGCGATCTGGCGGGGCTGACGAAGGGGCTGAATTTACTCGGGGCGTGCCTGTTGGTGGTGCCCCTGACGACCTACGGTCTGGCCCGCATCAGGCAGGAGGCGCCCGCCGCCACCACCCAGTCCGCGGGCGCGGCCAACCTTTCCCCCGAGGCGCTCGCGGCCCTTCCGGACATCTACTATATCATTCCTGATTCCTACCCTCGGGCCGATGTGCTGCGCGATACCTTTGGTCATGACAACACGCCGTTCCTCGATGCACTGAAGGAGCGGGGCTTCCATGTGGTGGAAGATGCCCACTCGAACTACCCCAAGACTCAGATGTCTCTCGCATCGTCCATGAACCTCGACTACCTTGATCCCGGTCGGCTCGAGGCCCAGTGGAATCAGGCCCTGCCCGATTTCGTGGCCCAGATCTGGGACAACAAAGTCATGGACTTCCTGGCGGGCTATGGCTATGAGTTCCCGACCTTTTCCTCGGGCGTAGCGGCCACCGAGATCAACGCGGGACGCTTTGTAAAGCCCGACACCTTTCTCCTCACGGAATTGCAGCAGGTTTACCTCGCCATGACGCCCCTGCGTTCGCCGGTGGAGCGCATGTCGCGATCCAACGAGGCCAACCGGGTCTTGTTTGTGCTGGACGGTCTCGGGAAGGTGCGCCGGGGCGACAAGCCCATGTTTGTGTTCGCCCATATGATGGCGCCGCACATGCCCCACAACTTTGATGCGGAAGGCAAACCGCGTACCGAAACGCCCCCGTACTACGAGGGCTTTCGGGATGCCGTGAAGTGTATCAACGGGCGCCTGCTTACAATGGTCGACCGAATCCGCGAGCGCCAACCCAATTCGGTAATCATCATTCAGGGCGACCACGGCTGCCGTTCAGACTGGCAGAGCACCGCGGGCACGGACCTGATCCCCTGGAAGGGCACGCGCGACGAATACATTCGCGACTACACGGCCGTGCTGAACACGATCTACTTTCCCGATGGCGACTACAGCGCCTTTTATCCCGGCATCACGCCGGTGAACACCTTTCGGATCGTGTTCAACAAGTATTTCGGCACCAAATACGAACTGCTGCCCGACAAGACCTTTATGAGCTTTCCGGGCAGCAGTGAAATTGAACAGGTGCGGTAATCCCTCACGCCATCGGGATGGGATGATCCCAGATGCCGGAGTAGGCCTCAGTTGCGGGGCCTTCCTGGTAGACGCAGCCGTCTTCGGCCCATTCGATGGCCAGGACTCCGTAAACCAGGTGCACGTTGACACGACGTTCCACGCGATCCGTGATCATCGACGCCAGCGCGGAACCGCAGGAGCCACTGCCGCTGGCCATGGTGATCCCGCTGCCCCGTTCCCAAATCCGCATCACGATATTCTGGCGGTCAACAACGTTGACGAATTCTACATTGGTCCGGGCCGGGAAGCTGGGGTGGTGTTCGATTTTCGGGCCGATTTCCGTGAGTTTCACGGCCGTGGCGTCGTCCACGAAGAACACCGCATGGGGATTGCCGATATTCGCGCAGGTCACGTGGAGAATCTGCCCGTCGATGTCGATGGGCTCTTCTTTCACCTCGCCCGGCGCGCCGAGCATCGGGATTTCGGCGCGCTCGAATCGGGGCCGGCCCATGTTGGAGCGGACGGACAAAACCTTGCCACCTTCGGTCTTGAGCACCACAGCGTTGGGCCCCGCGAGGGTACCGATCACAAACTCGGTCTTGCTCGTGAGGCCGCGTTCGAAGACATATTTGGCGAAGCAGCGGATGCCGTTGCCGCAGGTCTCCGCCTCGCTGCCGTCGGCGTTGAAAATGCGCATGTCAAAGTCATGCTGCTCGCTCGGCTGGATTAGGATAATGCCGTCGGAACCCGCGCCGAGGTGGCGGTGACTCATCTGGCGGGAAAGCTCGGGCCAGTCGACGCCGGGATACTTCGCGGCTTCGATGAAGTGATAGTCGTTTCCCAGGCCGTGGAGCTTGGTGAAGGCGATGCTCATGTATGGAATCCTTTAGTGGGGGAATGGGAAGGGGGATCAAGTCATATTGCTCTTAAACGAGGGCATATGCGCAGGCGGGCATTTTAGCATACGCATAAGCACTGGGAAAATGGTTTCCCACAGATGGACGCAAATGGACACAGATAGGAATTGAAAAACGATTAACCGCAAAGAACGCAAAGAGCACAAAAGAAAGACCTTTCTCTGTGCTCTCTGCGTTCTTTGTGGTTCAATTCTTCATTGTCAGATTGATGGCTCCACCCGCACTTCCGCCCAGACGATCTGTTGCCCCGCGGGCTGCTGCGCGGTAAACACATTCCCGCCATCCTTCACCGCGTCCAGCGGACAGTCGAAGGCGAGCGCCCTTACCGCGCCGGGGAACTGGGCGGGATTCTCCACATCCACCGCCGCTGCGCAAGCCGTGCCGTTGACCGTTGCCGTGTAGGCAGCCTCGGCGACGCCGGGCTTCTCGCCCAGACCGATGATGAAGCGTACCGTGCCCGCAGCGGGCCTGGGGCCGGTGTTGATGGTGAAGCTCGCCTCGGCGCCTTCCGCCGGAAGCACCACGCCGCTAGGGAAGCCGGAGGGCACGGTGTCGCGGAAGCACTGCAGATGGCGGCGCGGCTGGGTAAAAACCACGTCCTTGCCGAGGCCCTGTTCCACGAGGATGCGGTAGTCCGAGGTGCTCACGGGAATGGTCTCGGAGTCCATGTAGTTGAAGAGGTAGATCTGGTCCGCGCCGCGCTGCCAGGCGCTCGCCGCAAATCCCCGGGTGGAGGCGAGATCATTGGCCATGGGCGCGCCGCCGTGCCAGGCCCGGGAATTAAACTCCAGTCCCGGTGCCAGCTTTACAGCGGCCCCTTCCACGCCCATTTGCTCGCGCCAGAGCTCTACGGGAATGTCGAAATCGGAACTCAGCCAGAAGGGGCAGGGGATGAGCAGGTCCACGAGTCCTTCCTTCGCCCAGCGCACCCCGTCCATGCCCAGGCCTTTGGCGGCATCCGGGTGAGCGGGAACCCGCGCGGCAAGTTGGATGGCGTGTCCGCGCTTTTCACCCCACTCGATGGTGAGCTGGCGCACCTGGCGCATGAACTGGGTCAAGAGCTCGGCGCCGGCCGCTTCTTCTCCGTCCTTGAAATGCCAGCCAAAGCGCATCCAGTCCAGCTCCAGGCCGTCCGCGTCGTAGCGTTCCAACAGTTCCTTGACGAAGTCCATGGCATGGGCGCGCACTTCCGGGTGGCCGAAATCCAGGGCACGGGTGGTCCAGCCGCCGCTGGGATCGTTGGGCACGCGCCAGAACTGGGGATTCTTTACCCAGAACGTGCTGTGCATGTAGCTCGTGGGATCCGGCACATCGTGAATGTCGTTCATCCGCATGGAAATCCAGGGGGAAATGCCCTTCTCCCGGGCGCGGGCAATCCAGATGGCGTAGGGGTCCAGGCCCTGTTCGTGCAGCAGGCGCGCATTGTCCATCCACTTCTTGCCGGCGCCCTCGGGCATCTTCTGCTCGCCCAGTTCCCAGATGGCATCGCGCGTGGCGCTCTTGAAACTCGCCTTCATGGAATTGGCGTTCAGGAAGAGGTGGGACACTTTGGTCCCGGCATATTGATCGATGAAGGCGTTCAGGCCTTCAAGATTCATCATTTCCGCCGGCCGCGAGGTGAAATAGTGGCTGTTGTCCTCGTTGATGATAATGCCGGGTTCGGCGTTGGCGACAGGGGCCAGACAGAGGATAGCCAGCAGGGTGCTGATGTGTTTCATGGTTTGTGCTCCAGGTTGAGGGAGTAGCATAGCGGGTGGACTATACCGGAGGCCAATCCGTACAATCGCGCCATGCGCATCGTCTTCTTCGGGAACGCCTCCAACCGTATTGCCGCCATCCGCTACCGCATCGGAACTTTCGCCCGCATGCTTGAGGCGGAGGGCCACCGCAGCACCGTGTGCCTGCCCATGTCGATGGCGGAGGAAGAGCACTATTACAGCGGGGCATCGAAACCGGGCAAGCTCTGGATGCTTTTTCAGGTCGTGTTGCGGCGATTGGCGCAACTGCGTCACGTGCCCCGCGCTGATGTGGTGTACTTTCGAGGCCCGCTGCTACCCTATGGTCCGCCCGTGCTGGAGCGACTCATCCGGTGGATGAATCCGCGCCTCGTCTTTGATATCGACGACGCCATCTGGGAGCCACCGGCCCATGTGGAGAGCCTCTTTCTGCGTTGGGTGGACTACGGCTGGACACGGAAGATGTCGGGCTTGTGCGCCCATGCGGTTGTAGGAAATGGGCTGTTGCGGGACTATGTTGCCCGCCTGAATCCAAGTGTGACCATCATCCCCACGTGCATCGATATGGAGTTGCACACGCAGAAGGAGTACACCGGACGGGAAGCCGCGATACTCGGCTGGACCGGTCTGAAAGACAACCTGGGCTATCTCGCGCCGATTGAAGGCGTCCTGAGGGGACTGGCGGGCGAATACGGCATCACCCTGCACATTGCCACGGGAAAACCCTACGCATTGCAGGGGGTGACGGTGGAAAACGAACACTGGACCCTGGAACACGAAATCGAGTACCTGCAACACGCCGACATCGGCCTCATGCCGCTCCACGATACGCCCCGCGCCCGGGGCAAGTGCGCCTTCAAGGCGCTGCAATATATGGCCGTGGGTACCCCTGTGGTTCTTTCGCCCGTGGGTATGAACGCGGAAGTGGTGGAGGATGGTGTCAGCGGCTTCCTGGCGGACTCGCCTGAGGAATGGAAGGAAAAGCTTGCGCGGCTCATCACCGATCAGGCGCTGCGCGAGCGCATGGGCCGTGCGGCCCGCGCACGGGTGCAGGCGCGCTACAGCCATGCGGTATACTTTCCCGTGCTGAAGCGGGTATTGGAAAGGGTTGCGCGTGGTGAAAAAGAGCGGTGGTGAGATCGTGTTGAGAAATGGGTCTTATGGGTCTTATGGGTCCTATGGGTCTTATGATGAAAAAGTTGCGAATACCCGCCACGACGACCAGTGGCCCATTGGCCCCATACGACCCATTGAGCCAGCCCCATGCCCATGACCCCCTCCAATGATCCCGATATCGCGCTGGCCCAGGAGTGGCTCGGCGAACTCGAAGCCTGGCTTGCGGCCCACGGTACGGTTGGCTACGATCCCTTCGACATCAAGGCCCACCCGCGCATCCGCGCGTTGCAGGAGCGGCCCTTCCTCCGAAAGACGAGCACGGTGCTGTGCGATGCCTTCCCCCGAGCATCGCGCCGGTTGCTGGGCATCTCGCCTACGGAAAATCCGAAGACCCACGCGCTCCTCGCCATCGGGCGGCTGCGCTTCCACCAGATCGCGGGCGACAATGGGTCGCTGAAGGCCGCGCATACACACCTGAAGTGGCTGCGCGATCATTCATGGACAGGCTCGAGCGGCTTGTGCTGGGGTTACCCCTTTTGGGTTTACGGCGCGGGCGTCGATATCCCGACTCGCTCTCCGATTGCCGTGGTAAGCGCCATCGCGGGCGAAGCTTTTCTGCTGGCGCACAACATCACCGGCGCAATGGAACACCTGGAGGCCGCGCAATCCATTGCGCGACACTTCATGGAAGATCTCCCGCGCATTGGTGAGACTGACAGATCTTTTTGCTTTGCTTACGGACTTGCGGATCATCGCGCCGTGCACAATGCGAACTTGCTCGTGGCGCAGCACCTGCTCGAAGTCGCCGTGGCGACGGATGATGAAGCCATGGCGCGCACGGCCCTGCGTTCGGTGCAGTTCTCGCTTGACGCGCAACGGCCCGACGGCGCTTTTCCCTATGGCGCGATGCTGCCCGGCTCGCGGCAAGAAGCGGCGCTGATGGCTCTCGTGGATCACCACCACACCGGTTTCGTGTTGCGCTCGCTGACCGCCATCAACGCGCACGCACAAAACCCGATCATCAAAGACGCCCTCAAACGGGGCTACGCCTTCTACCGAACCCTGCTTGATTCCAGCGGCATGCCCCATGGCGAACATGGCACGTATCCCGTTGATATCCACGCCTGCGCCGAAGCGATTCTGTGCCACGCGACGCTGGAGAAGGACTTCATGGGCGCGCGTCAACAGTCGGTGATTGCGCTGCGTTGGGCCTGGGCCTACATGCGCGACGTGAAGGATGGCGCGCCTCACTACCGGAAGTACAAGGGCTTTACCTCGAAGATGCCTTATCCCAGGTGGGGCGTGGCCTGGATGTATCGGGCGTTGGCGGAATATGTGTGGCGGATAGGGTGATTGACGCGTCGCTTCAGTCACCGCACCCACAAGCTGATGGCCGCCCGAGGCGGCCCGCGTGTGGGTCGGAGATCCGTCGCAGGAGGATGGCGCCCGTGATGATCGTTGAGATATCTCCGTCGAACTTGTCCACTCGGTCCACCTCGTCCACTCCGTCCACAAATCCCTTTGCATCCCCACGGTCCCGCCACGTACCATGTGCCCCGTCACACGCCGCCATCGGGAATGAGGGACATCGCGCATGAAGCAAGTGCTGGTCAAAGGGGGCAGGGTGCATCTGGAAACCGTGCCGCCTCCCGCCATCGGGCTCGGAATGGCACTGGTTCGGGTGTCCTATTCCCTCATCAGCTCGGGCACGGAATCCTCTTTTGTTTCCAGCGGCGGTACGGCCGCCTACGCGCTCAAGAAGGCAAAAGATCCCCTCAACATAGAAAAGGTGAAGCGGAAGCTCGCGACGGTGGGGGTGAAGGGCACCCTCGACATCGTCCGCGGCAAACTCCTCGAATTTCAGGCGCCGGGCTACAGCACTTCGGGCGTAATCGTGGCCTGCGGCGCCGACGTGCCCGGCTTTCGCGTGGGCGATCGGGTGGCCTGCGCGGGCGTGGGCTACGCCTGCCACGCCGAGTTCAACGCCGTGCCCCACCAACTCCTGACACCCCTACCCGACGGCGTGGATTTTGACGCGGGCGCCTTTGTGGCCCTGGGCGCGATCGCCATGCAGGGCGTGCGCCGGGCGCAGCCAACCTTCGGCGAGACGATCGTCGTAATCGGGTTGGGGCTGGTCGGTCTCCTTGCGGCGCAGGTCGTCCGGGCCGCCGGTTGTCGCGTCATCGGCTGCGACCCCGTGGTGACGCGTCGCAACCTCGCATTGGAATTGGGCGTTGAAGCCGCGTGCGCGCCGGACGAGCTCGAAGGTGTCGTCCATGAGTGGAGCGCGGGCTATGGCGCGGATGCCGTCATCGTGTGCGCCGCCTCCAAAGACAGCGCCATCGCGAATCAGGCCATTGATCTGTGCCGTCCGCGCGGCCGCGTCTCCGTGGTGGGCGCTGTCGGCATGCACCTCGAGCGCGAGGGACTCTTTCGAAAAGAAGTCGATTTTTCGCTGTCCTGCTCCTATGGTCCGGGCCGCTACGATACGGCCTATGAAGAAAATGGACTTGACTATCCCATCGGCCACGTGCGCTGGACCGAGGGCCGCAATATGGCGGAGTTCTTGCGCATGGTCGCAGAGGGCAAGGTACGGGTGTCGTCGCTTATTTCGCGCATCGATTCCGTCGACGACGCCGCCAGCGCGTATGACGCGATCACGCGGGGCGACGGCGATACGATAGCCGCACTGCTGCGTTACTCTATTTCAAACGAAGATCGCCTGGGCGTTCACCCCCCCTTCCCCCCCGTCCACCTTCGGCGCATCTTCGACAGCGGGGGGATGGACCCCGTGCTCAATCTCCGTTCCATCAATCCCCCCGCAGGCAGCATCGGCGTGGCCGTAGTCGGCGCGGGGGCCTTCGCCCAGGCCTTTCACCTGCCGAATCTTCAGCGTATCGAAGGCTGTCACCTCGAAGCCGTTGCCGCGCGCACCGGCAGCTCGGCGAAACAGACTGGGGAGCGCTTCGGGGCCCGGTACTGCACAACCGATATCGATGTGATTCTGGCGGACCCGAAAGTCCACGCGGTGGTGATTGCGACACGTCACAACCTTCACGCGGCACAAGCCCTCGCGGCCCTTGATGCGGGCAAGCACGTCTTTGTGGAAAAGCCCATGGCGCTGACAGTGGCGGATTGCGAGGCGATCTGCGCGAAAGCGTCTGAAACCGGTCTGCTTGTGACCGTGGGATACAACCGGGTCTCTTCGCCCCATGCCCGCGCGGCCAAAGCGGCGCTGGCGAAGGTGTCGGGGCCAACGCAGGTAATTTATCGTTGCAACGCGGGACCTCGCCCGGCGGACCACTGGTCGCTCGATCCTGAGGAGGGCGGCGGTCGCATCCTGGGCGAGGCGGTGCACTTCTACGATTTCTGTTGCTGGTTGCTCAACGCCGATCCGGTTTCGGTCATCGCACAAGCGGCGGGTATTGCGCCGGACTGGAATG is drawn from Candidatus Hydrogenedentota bacterium and contains these coding sequences:
- the rbsK gene encoding ribokinase, which codes for MTPRNILVIGSANIDLVARVSRIPRPGETLMGQTFATICGGKGANQAVAAARLGGNVSFLGCVGDDAFGVQQKESLRAAGVKLDLLKTVSGTPTGTAIIEVSDEGENSIVVIPGANFKLTPEDILACRAAFEAADAVLMQLEVPVAVVEAALDLARETDTLSILDIGSDQPVSEAVIGKATVVTPNTSEAERLTGMTIESDADVEAAAARLLSFGSSHVVMKLGSRGSRYFGEGARFDAQPFKVEVVDTTAAGDAFTGALGVGWNEGAIAETLRFANAVGALATTKAGAQPSLPFAEDVTRILNQQR
- a CDS encoding class I SAM-dependent methyltransferase, whose product is MVQETGRLAASFRDPSGFVFRDDQGVLLRQVNAVYGPHYDQLMDSGLYAKLVKRGLLVSHEEISLERALTSEAVRVLAPEPIKFISYPYEWCAGQLRDAALLTLDIQSIAMEHGLSLKDASAFNVQFQGARAVFIDTLSFEPYVEGKPWIAYGQFCRHFLAPLALMHYGEAGMARLMRGYIDGIPLPLAARALPWRSKLKPGLLLHLHLLARAERAQLNQEGPGGAAKAVKVSRQGLLGIIDNLRSTIRGLDRKSDKTTWGDYYAHTNYSDAGARAKEALVRDYLGQIAPETVWDLGANTGVYSALAAECGAVTVAMDLDYGAVEALYLREKASLRGVLPLVMDLSNPSPALGWAHEERASLLQRGPADCAMALALIHHLCIGNNVPLPQAAAFFARTCRHLIIEFVPKEDSMVNRMLATREDVFPGYTREGFEAAFGAYFVIEAQSPVDDTLRTLYRMKNRTQP
- a CDS encoding sulfatase-like hydrolase/transferase → MHGKGFPWYPLLFGFFPALSLLSRNIGDAHFAEVWLPCAVVAAIASLLWGLLYALLRDHHKCALLIAAFWVPFHAYGALADGLKAALRAGASPLPVLAVVALIALGGAALFVWLWRTRRDLAGLTKGLNLLGACLLVVPLTTYGLARIRQEAPAATTQSAGAANLSPEALAALPDIYYIIPDSYPRADVLRDTFGHDNTPFLDALKERGFHVVEDAHSNYPKTQMSLASSMNLDYLDPGRLEAQWNQALPDFVAQIWDNKVMDFLAGYGYEFPTFSSGVAATEINAGRFVKPDTFLLTELQQVYLAMTPLRSPVERMSRSNEANRVLFVLDGLGKVRRGDKPMFVFAHMMAPHMPHNFDAEGKPRTETPPYYEGFRDAVKCINGRLLTMVDRIRERQPNSVIIIQGDHGCRSDWQSTAGTDLIPWKGTRDEYIRDYTAVLNTIYFPDGDYSAFYPGITPVNTFRIVFNKYFGTKYELLPDKTFMSFPGSSEIEQVR
- a CDS encoding diaminopimelate epimerase codes for the protein MAFTKLHGLGNDYHFIEAAKYPGVDWPELSRQMSHRHLGAGSDGIILIQPSEQHDFDMRIFNADGSEAETCGNGIRCFAKYVFERGLTSKTEFVIGTLAGPNAVVLKTEGGKVLSVRSNMGRPRFERAEIPMLGAPGEVKEEPIDIDGQILHVTCANIGNPHAVFFVDDATAVKLTEIGPKIEHHPSFPARTNVEFVNVVDRQNIVMRIWERGSGITMASGSGSCGSALASMITDRVERRVNVHLVYGVLAIEWAEDGCVYQEGPATEAYSGIWDHPIPMA
- a CDS encoding glycosyltransferase, coding for MRIVFFGNASNRIAAIRYRIGTFARMLEAEGHRSTVCLPMSMAEEEHYYSGASKPGKLWMLFQVVLRRLAQLRHVPRADVVYFRGPLLPYGPPVLERLIRWMNPRLVFDIDDAIWEPPAHVESLFLRWVDYGWTRKMSGLCAHAVVGNGLLRDYVARLNPSVTIIPTCIDMELHTQKEYTGREAAILGWTGLKDNLGYLAPIEGVLRGLAGEYGITLHIATGKPYALQGVTVENEHWTLEHEIEYLQHADIGLMPLHDTPRARGKCAFKALQYMAVGTPVVLSPVGMNAEVVEDGVSGFLADSPEEWKEKLARLITDQALRERMGRAARARVQARYSHAVYFPVLKRVLERVARGEKERW
- a CDS encoding bi-domain-containing oxidoreductase, which produces MKQVLVKGGRVHLETVPPPAIGLGMALVRVSYSLISSGTESSFVSSGGTAAYALKKAKDPLNIEKVKRKLATVGVKGTLDIVRGKLLEFQAPGYSTSGVIVACGADVPGFRVGDRVACAGVGYACHAEFNAVPHQLLTPLPDGVDFDAGAFVALGAIAMQGVRRAQPTFGETIVVIGLGLVGLLAAQVVRAAGCRVIGCDPVVTRRNLALELGVEAACAPDELEGVVHEWSAGYGADAVIVCAASKDSAIANQAIDLCRPRGRVSVVGAVGMHLEREGLFRKEVDFSLSCSYGPGRYDTAYEENGLDYPIGHVRWTEGRNMAEFLRMVAEGKVRVSSLISRIDSVDDAASAYDAITRGDGDTIAALLRYSISNEDRLGVHPPFPPVHLRRIFDSGGMDPVLNLRSINPPAGSIGVAVVGAGAFAQAFHLPNLQRIEGCHLEAVAARTGSSAKQTGERFGARYCTTDIDVILADPKVHAVVIATRHNLHAAQALAALDAGKHVFVEKPMALTVADCEAICAKASETGLLVTVGYNRVSSPHARAAKAALAKVSGPTQVIYRCNAGPRPADHWSLDPEEGGGRILGEAVHFYDFCCWLLNADPVSVIAQAAGIAPDWNDLTTLLRFPDGSLATVIYCTTGSLNSGKERIEIYRGGGSIVIEDYRGVRFDGLPGKSVKPGREDKGQFGLLQNFIRAVRGEEPLEVTAAHGLRATRIALEALASARGTSRTNWTDRTDEGDRTNPSYRSYPSNSPEPTP